From Paenibacillus sp. PL2-23:
TCCCAAGAAAAGGGCAGACATGCAGGGCTTGCATTCGGACCACTAATATGATATGGTTATAAGAATGTTATATTTAACCCCCTAATATCCCCCAGTTAGATTCAAAGATTCCCTCTGATTTTGATTTCTTGACTGACCATTCCGAACTCATGTTTCACAAACGTATTCTGATTCACACTGGCGCGGTCATCGGAGCCGCAAGGATGGAAGAGAGGTAGGGCTTCCGTTGTTTTAGGATGTTTTGGGCACAAATCGCAGCTTAGCTTACATGTTGTTTGCAATTCATGCGGGGATTACACACTGGTCCATAGAGGACACAGTCCGGTTAAATATATAATAAGGGCTGCTCGTCCGCCAACGTCTCAGACGTTGACGGCTGGGCAGCCCTGTCCAATTTTATGATGAAATACGAACGGTGAACGGCACTACAAATGTCTCGCCGTTTCGCTTGAATTGCCCCCAGATTCGATACAGTCCAGGCTCTGGGAAGGCGGTCGCGAATCGGGCTACGGGTCCACGAGCCTGCTCATGAACGGGATGCACATGCAAATAATGCTCCAGATCCTCGTCGATCACAACCACATGGCCGATCGCTCCCAAATACGGCTCCAGATCGTTCAGCTCCGCTTTGGTGACGGCATCCCTCAGGGTGAAGGCAAGCTCGGTGTCCTCACCAGCCTTCATGCTCGACAGCTCCAGCTCCACCTCTACACCTTGCTCCTCCCGAAGAAGCTTCTCATCCGGCGACAACGGCTGCGATTGCTCATTCCCCTCAAGCTTGACAGTGGCCGCTGCTGTCATCTGAGCGTGTCCAGCGGGGATGAAATCCGCGAACAGCTTGTAGATCCCGCTGCTTGGCAGCGTCATCTGCTGTGTAAAGGTGTCGCCTGAGCCGCTTGCGCGAAGGGGATGAACGTGATAGAACTCGCTCAAATCGTCGCGAACGACAATAAGATGCATCTCCTTCTCATGTCCCAGCTCGAAGCTCTCGACCCGCTTGCCGCTTGCGTCGGTCACGCTCATATGAATGGCAACCTCTTCTCCTGGGGCGGGATTTGCCGGCTCGAAGCGCCAATCCATAACGATGCCGCTGTCCGCTTCATCGCCATGCTGGCTGTGAGCCCCGCCTGTCTCGTGCCCCGCATGCTCGTTCGGGGTGACGGACGGCTGCGCTTCCGTGACCGGCCCTTTGGTTGCAGCGGTTCCCCCGCCATGACCTTCATGTCCTTCATGCCCGCCGCTGCCGCCGCCGCACCCGCTTAATCCCATAGTGAGCAAGGAGGCGAGAAGCGCTGACATCAGCAAGCGTCTCTTGCTTCTATCCGACAACATCATAGCCCTGATCCTCAATCGCCGCTTTAATCGCGTCAAGCGTCAAGCTGGACTCGTCGTATTCGACCGCCACCTTCTTGCCCGCCAGATCAACCTTGCCACTCGCCCCGATCTGCTCCAGTGCCTTCTCAACTGCGCCCACGCAGTGACCGCAGCTCATGCCTTCTACCTTCAGAATTGTTCCTGCCATTCGTAATTGCCCCTCTCATTCCCTTGGATGTATTACTTCATTAGCTTGTTAATCGTATACAGCAGCTCGTCTACAACCTCGTCTTCGCCAGCTTGAATTCTCTCCATGACGCAGGTTTTCAGATGGCCCTCCAGCAGCAGCTTCGCCACCCCGTTAAGCGCCGATTGCGCGGCAGCGATCTGCGTCAGCACATCGTCGCAATAGGTGTCCTTCTCGATCATGCCTTTAATGCCGCGAATCTGACCTTCAATACGGTTAAGGCGTGAGGTCAAGCTGGATTTCATTCCATCGGAATGATGGCTCCTTCTGACGGTATCTTCTGTATGGCAGCAAGCCTCCGCACCCGACTCGCTCTCCGCTGTCTGTTGATTGTTCTGATCGTTTATTATCATTCTTATATACCTCCAAGGGGTATTAGCTATTGCAATACCGTCATCTTATCATACCCCTATTGGGTATGTAAAGCGCCATGAATAAGCAGCTTATCTCTATTCAAATGGGACTAGGACAATGGAATATTTTGTGATACGATCATTCCAGATCAGATCATGAGTAATACGATTCTCTTTCTCCACCCTAAGCCGCAAGCCCCGTTGACACTCCCGTAACACAAGGAAGCTATATTGGTTGTTGCATGTACAATTGGAGAGGAAGTGCTACTATTGGCGCAATTCATCAACTTTGCCCATCGGGGCGCAAGCGCTTATTGCCCGGAAAATACGATGGCCGCCTTCCGCAAGGCGCTTGAGCTTGGAGCAACTGGAATCGAAACCGATGTGCAGCGAACGGCGGACGGAAGGCTTGTTCTTATTCATGATGAATCGCTGGCCAGAACGACCGGCGACGAGCGTCTCGTTCAGCAAGTGAACGCGGAGGACCTGGCACAGCTTGATGCGGGAAGCTGGTTCGATCCTTCATTTGCCAATGAACGTGTACCTGCGCTGGAGGAGCTTCTAGAGCTAGGCCGACAACATCAGCTCGTTCTGAACTTGGAACTGAAGAACGGAATTGTACCCTACCCCGGCATGGAGGCGGAGGTCATCCGCGCGGTTCGCAGCTTCGACATGAGCCAGCAAGTGATTATATCAAGCTTCAATCATTATTCACTTGCGCTTTGCAAGGTGCTGGCGCCCGACATACGAACCGGCGTCCTCTATATGGAGGGTTTATATCAGCCTTGGAATTATGCGAATACCGTGGGCGCGGACTCGCTTCACGCGTTCAAATACGCGATATTGCCGGAATGGGTAGAGGAAGCGGCGGCACAAGGCATCGCTTATCATCCCTTTACGGTCAACGATGAGGCCGAGATGGAGAGACTGCTCTCCTATGGCGTTTCGGGGATCATTACGGATTATCCCGATCGCTTGCGTGAAGTCTTGAGCCGGAAGGGAGCAAGCGCGACGTGAACAGAACCTGGCTGCTTGGTCTGGGCTTCTTCAGTATTAGCATTACGTGGGCGTTGTACAACGCATTTGTCCCATTTTTCCTGGAGGATTATATCGCTAGTGTTGGTATGATTGCGTTCCTGATGACTCTCGACAATTATTTTGCTATATTCCTGCAGCCCCTCATCGGCAGAATCAGCGACCGCACGAACACCCGGTTCGGGAGGCGAATGCCCTTCCTGCTCATCGGCATGCCGCTGGCCGCCCTGTTCGGAGCGCTTATTCCTTGGCATAACGGACTGCTGCTGCTCATCTTGTTTATGGTGCTGATGAACCTGTCCATGAGCATCTATCGTTCACCAACGGTTGCGCTGATGCCTGACATTACGCAGCCCCACCAACGGACGCGAGCCAACGGCATTATCAACTTTATGGGCGGCGTTGGCTCCATTATTGCATTCGGCGCGGGTTCTATCCTGTACGACCAGCATAAGTCACTGCCATTCCTGACCTCATCCATTTTGACCATCGCCTGCTTAGCTATACTTCTTGTGGTCATTCGGGAGAAGCGGCATGCTATCTCGTACGCTCCGGCAGATGGCTACAAGCTGCGCTCCTTCCGCCGTGAGTGGACGAAGCCAACCCTCTTCTTATTGGCGGCCATCTTCTTCTGGTTTTTCTCCTATCAGGGCATCGAGGCTCTCTTCACCCTATACGGCAAAAACCATCTCGGCCTGAAGGAATCCGAAGCCTCCTTTTCGCTTGCTTTTTTCTCTCTCGCCTTTGTTGCAATGGCCATCCCAAGCGGACTGCTAGGGAATCGGTACGGCAAAAAGCCCGTCATTATGACCGGCATCATTGGTCTTATTCTAATCTTCTCAAGCATCACATTTATCGATACCCTGCTTGGCTTGCGCATTCTGCTGATCATCGGCGGCATCTTCTGGGCGCTTATCAACATTAACTCTTACCCGTTTATCGTGGCGCTGGGTCCAGAAAGCAGCATAGGAACAAGGACAGGCATCTATTACATCGCCTCGTCGCTTGCCGCCGTCGCCTCGCCGCCGTTAATGGGCATGCTGATTGACGGCTTTGATTATGCGATTCTATTCCCGGTTGCGGCGGGAGGCATGGTGCTGGCGCTGCTGTTCCTTCTTGGCGTGAAGGACAGAGGGGTATCGGTTCAGTCCAACGATCCTATGGCTGCCTCGCTGGATCCATAAAGGCAAGAAGGGCTGCGGCCCATCACCAGCAGGTGGGGGACCGCAGCCCATTCTGTTTTTAATGGATGCTACTTTTGCTGAAGTTGCCGCCCATGACGTCGGATACATGCTCAACAGCGATAAATGCCCTTTCGTCGATGGCATGCACTATGCTCTTCAGCTTGGCCAGCTCCAGACGGGATACGACGCAATAAATAACCTGCGTTTCATCTCCGGAATAGCCGCCCTTCGCCTGAAGCAGCGTTGTGCCTCGTCCCAGACGGTCCATAATCGCCTGCGATATTTCATCATACTCCTTGGAGATAATCGTCACCGACTTGGATTCCTCGAGACCTTCCACCACAATGTCGATCACCTTGATCGCGATATAATAGGTCACCATGGAATACATGGCGGATGACCACTCGAACACAAATCCCGCGATGAGGAAGATGATAACGTTGAACAGCATAATAATTTGGCCTACGGCCATACGAAGCTTTTTGGATATCAGAATGGATATGATCTCGATCCCGTCCAGCGCTCCGCCATAACGAATCACAAGCCCCACGCCCGCTCCCAGAATCATGCCGCCGAACAATACCGCCAGCAGCTTGTCGTCGGGAAACGCCTCTACATGGTGCAGCAGCGCCGTCGTAATCGACATAATCGTAATGCCGTACAAGGTGGATATAGCGAACGTCTTGCCAAGTTGCTTGTAGCCCAGCACAAGAAACGGCACGTTAAGAATAAATAAGTACACGCTGAGCGGCAGGGGCGTGAGCTCAGACAGCATGATAGAGATACCGGCGATGCCGCCGTCGATGATGCTGAACGGAACAAGAAACAGCTCCAGCGCAACACCCATCAGAATCGATCCGATCGTAATAAATATGGTCCGGATTGCGATTTCGGTAAAGGTTAGTTTTTTATGTTCTTTCAACTGAGCCAAGGATCGTGCTCCTCCCGCTTCCTAATCATTTTAGTCGATATAGCCAGCCAAGCCCTTCTCTGTCAAATAGTCCATCTCCAGCTCCAGAATGTGCTCCACCTCTGGCTCATGCAGACGGATATCCTTTTTGCTTAATATGTAATCCACCAAATCGTCGATGTCGATATCGACTTCCCCATTCTCGTCGGCCTTGGCTTTGCCGATGAACTCCTGCTCGTAGCGCAGCACCAGGCCAATTACGACTGGCTCCTGCTTGGATTCCTCCGCGATATAAGCTAGAAGCTCCTGCTCGTTAATCCCTTCACTCATTCCTCAACGGCCCCTTTCGTCTTGTCCATCCTTTTATTATACACGGAAGTGGCACGCGACAAAAACGTCACTTTTACGTGCTGCTGCCACCTGCAGCCTTATAGCATTAAAACAAGCTTAACCAAACTCATGAATCAGCGCTCCAGCCCTGTCTATGCATCTTTATCTCTGATAGCCACACATGGGGCTGCTCAGCCCTCTCTATGCTCGATAGCCACAAATCTAACTCCCTCTATCCAATAGCCACACGTCAGATCGTTGTTGAAGTAACTTCCTCTGTTTGGGCTGCGATAGCGATTCCTCATGTCGTTATGGTGCCGCAACAGCCCTCACTATGCCCAATAGCCACACGTCAGATCGTTGTTGAAGTAATTTCCTCTGTTTGGGCTGCGATAGCGATTCCTCATGTCGTTATAATGCCGCAACAGCCCTCTCTAGCCCCGATAGCCACACGTCAGATCGTTGTTGAAGTAATTTGCTGATTCTGGAGATAATCATCCATTCGCATATTCCATACTGCACGAATAGCACACAGTCGTCCATAGAATAACGCAGCTCCTCCAGATCATGTTGCAAATTTTTCAGAACCGCAACTGGTTTGGAATTACATAATAGGGGTCATGATTAAAATAACGCTGACAATAAAGTAGGGAAACCACTCTCATGGCTTCCCCCTTATCGAACCGTACGTGCCCTACTAAGGCATACGGCTCACCAACGTGTTTCAACATGTGATCAATAAGTTGCTAGTCGCTGGGCATATTGCATTTTACGAACGCGCTCGGGAGTGTAATACTCCTCGCCGCGTTCTTTTGCTTTTTGCACTTTACGTTGTTGTTTTGCTGCCTGACGCGTCTTCATGTAATCTAGGTAATCGTCAAGGGAGTAGCCATATTGCTCATGGAGGTACAGCCAGTGCGCAGGAATGAGTCCAATACGAGCAAAGAACTCGTTGTTCCACTTCGTTTTCATCGCATGTCCCTTCCTTTGACTTGGATGTTTGTGTATCATGGCGACTCGTAGCCTCTTCCTTATATACCCATCCACGTCTAGTAGGTTATTACGACATGCATTTACGAAGCAGCGGCTTTCTTGCCCGTACCTTCTGTTTTCCTCCATCGCTTTGAACAAGTTCAGAAAGTAATTCACCTTCCCACGTATGACGGGATTTACTCTCTCCAACCACTCCTTTTTGTTGAGGGTCAGCGTCTTCTTCGTTTTGGCTTTGATCTTCTGTTTGAAGTCCTTCCACGTGCTGTCCTTCGGCTTGGCTATGAAGTAGCGCTTTCCATCTTTCTTGCGTTCCCGCCAATGCTGGAATGTAAAGCCCAGAAAATCAAAATCGTCGTCATTGAAATTTACCGTTTTCGTTTTCTCTATGGCTACTTCGAGCCCTAGCTCTTGTAGCTTCGTTTGGGTAATTTCCGCGGCTCTCTTGATCTCCTCTTCTGTTTTGGCAAAAAGCAAGAAGTCATCTGCATAGCGCACGAATCGGATGCCATGCTCCTCTAGCTCCCAATCGAGCTCGTTTAGATACAGGTTGGCAAGTAGCGGCGATATCACGCCCCCCTGGGGGGTGCCAGAGTCTACCTCGTGGTATTTTCCTTCTTCCATGTACCCTGCCTTCAGCCATTTCCAGATCATGTCTAACACTGTTCCATCCGCTATATATTTCGTAAGCACTCGCATAAGACTCTTGTGCGAAATGTTATCGAAAAAGCCCTTGATATCGCAGTCGTAAATGTAATTGTGATCTGTCTCGACGTTCCATAGGATGATCTGTGCTACCTGTTTCGCCCCATAGTTGGG
This genomic window contains:
- a CDS encoding cation transporter, encoding MAGTILKVEGMSCGHCVGAVEKALEQIGASGKVDLAGKKVAVEYDESSLTLDAIKAAIEDQGYDVVG
- a CDS encoding metal-sensitive transcriptional regulator, whose protein sequence is MIINDQNNQQTAESESGAEACCHTEDTVRRSHHSDGMKSSLTSRLNRIEGQIRGIKGMIEKDTYCDDVLTQIAAAQSALNGVAKLLLEGHLKTCVMERIQAGEDEVVDELLYTINKLMK
- a CDS encoding glycerophosphodiester phosphodiesterase, whose product is MAQFINFAHRGASAYCPENTMAAFRKALELGATGIETDVQRTADGRLVLIHDESLARTTGDERLVQQVNAEDLAQLDAGSWFDPSFANERVPALEELLELGRQHQLVLNLELKNGIVPYPGMEAEVIRAVRSFDMSQQVIISSFNHYSLALCKVLAPDIRTGVLYMEGLYQPWNYANTVGADSLHAFKYAILPEWVEEAAAQGIAYHPFTVNDEAEMERLLSYGVSGIITDYPDRLREVLSRKGASAT
- a CDS encoding SLC45 family MFS transporter, producing the protein MNRTWLLGLGFFSISITWALYNAFVPFFLEDYIASVGMIAFLMTLDNYFAIFLQPLIGRISDRTNTRFGRRMPFLLIGMPLAALFGALIPWHNGLLLLILFMVLMNLSMSIYRSPTVALMPDITQPHQRTRANGIINFMGGVGSIIAFGAGSILYDQHKSLPFLTSSILTIACLAILLVVIREKRHAISYAPADGYKLRSFRREWTKPTLFLLAAIFFWFFSYQGIEALFTLYGKNHLGLKESEASFSLAFFSLAFVAMAIPSGLLGNRYGKKPVIMTGIIGLILIFSSITFIDTLLGLRILLIIGGIFWALININSYPFIVALGPESSIGTRTGIYYIASSLAAVASPPLMGMLIDGFDYAILFPVAAGGMVLALLFLLGVKDRGVSVQSNDPMAASLDP
- a CDS encoding YitT family protein — translated: MAQLKEHKKLTFTEIAIRTIFITIGSILMGVALELFLVPFSIIDGGIAGISIMLSELTPLPLSVYLFILNVPFLVLGYKQLGKTFAISTLYGITIMSITTALLHHVEAFPDDKLLAVLFGGMILGAGVGLVIRYGGALDGIEIISILISKKLRMAVGQIIMLFNVIIFLIAGFVFEWSSAMYSMVTYYIAIKVIDIVVEGLEESKSVTIISKEYDEISQAIMDRLGRGTTLLQAKGGYSGDETQVIYCVVSRLELAKLKSIVHAIDERAFIAVEHVSDVMGGNFSKSSIH
- the ltrA gene encoding group II intron reverse transcriptase/maturase, which produces MNQELKLKWHSIYGQILFERRLYEAWEQVKANKGAGGIDGVTLETYGRKLEDNLASLLNKLRAKEYVPSPVRRRYIPKKNGKLRPLGIPNIEDRIVQQAIVNVLQPKCEELIFHRWSCGYRPNYGAKQVAQIILWNVETDHNYIYDCDIKGFFDNISHKSLMRVLTKYIADGTVLDMIWKWLKAGYMEEGKYHEVDSGTPQGGVISPLLANLYLNELDWELEEHGIRFVRYADDFLLFAKTEEEIKRAAEITQTKLQELGLEVAIEKTKTVNFNDDDFDFLGFTFQHWRERKKDGKRYFIAKPKDSTWKDFKQKIKAKTKKTLTLNKKEWLERVNPVIRGKVNYFLNLFKAMEENRRYGQESRCFVNACRNNLLDVDGYIRKRLRVAMIHKHPSQRKGHAMKTKWNNEFFARIGLIPAHWLYLHEQYGYSLDDYLDYMKTRQAAKQQRKVQKAKERGEEYYTPERVRKMQYAQRLATY